In Crinalium epipsammum PCC 9333, the following are encoded in one genomic region:
- a CDS encoding RRXRR domain-containing protein — MLRVPVISKNNLPLMPTKSSRARRWIEEGKAVGALDDLGQFYVQLIESASDNQTQPIAVGIDPGKLFTGIGVQSSRFTLWTAHLELPFKRVKERMDNRRLMRRGRRGRRINRQLPFNCRAHRQKRFSNRKRSKLAPSIKANRQLEIRVVSELCKIYPITDIYFEYIKADVDLTSGRKAAKSGSGFSAVMVGQKWAIEQLSKFARVHTRFGWQTSNLRKHLGLEKSKNKAEKSPKSHANDGIALACFRFLDYLPFHTANSHGHEWQGKVTLTSAIFVVVKRPPISRRQLHLMLPYQGGIRRKYGGTTTEFSLRKGDLVNSSKGIGYVSGQTKKQISVSDANWKRLGQIASSKVTLIRRSTGLIVS, encoded by the coding sequence ATGTTAAGAGTACCCGTAATATCAAAAAACAATTTACCTCTAATGCCGACTAAATCTAGTCGTGCTAGACGGTGGATTGAAGAAGGAAAAGCAGTTGGCGCACTTGACGACTTGGGACAATTTTATGTCCAGTTAATCGAGTCTGCTTCTGATAATCAAACTCAACCCATCGCTGTGGGAATTGATCCAGGTAAATTGTTTACTGGAATTGGTGTTCAATCTTCGCGCTTTACCCTATGGACGGCTCATTTAGAGTTACCTTTTAAACGAGTTAAAGAGCGGATGGATAATCGTCGTCTGATGCGACGTGGAAGACGAGGGAGACGGATTAATCGTCAACTTCCTTTTAACTGTAGAGCGCATCGACAAAAGCGATTTTCTAATCGAAAAAGGTCAAAGTTAGCGCCAAGTATTAAAGCCAATCGTCAGCTAGAAATTAGAGTAGTTTCCGAACTATGTAAAATCTACCCCATTACTGACATTTACTTTGAATACATCAAAGCGGATGTAGATTTAACCTCTGGTAGAAAAGCAGCTAAATCAGGTTCAGGTTTTTCAGCCGTAATGGTAGGACAAAAATGGGCAATTGAACAACTGTCTAAATTTGCTCGTGTCCATACTCGATTTGGTTGGCAGACATCTAATCTTAGAAAACATTTAGGATTAGAAAAGTCAAAAAATAAAGCTGAAAAAAGTCCAAAAAGTCATGCCAACGACGGTATTGCTCTAGCTTGTTTTCGCTTTTTAGATTATTTACCTTTTCATACCGCTAATTCACATGGTCACGAATGGCAAGGAAAAGTTACTTTAACATCGGCTATTTTTGTTGTAGTTAAAAGACCTCCTATTAGTCGTCGTCAACTTCATTTAATGCTTCCATATCAAGGTGGAATAAGACGAAAATACGGCGGTACAACAACAGAATTTAGTTTAAGAAAAGGTGACTTAGTAAATTCTTCAAAAGGAATTGGCTATGTGTCAGGTCAAACTAAAAAACAAATATCTGTCAGCGACGCTAATTGGAAACGATTAGGACAGATAGCTTCTAGTAAAGTAACGTTAATCCGACGTTCTACTGGCTTAATTGTCAGTTAA
- a CDS encoding DUF1816 domain-containing protein, translating into MKMKENLINIFQLFGLAWWIEIVTQHPRCTYYFGPFLSAKEATAAKAGYLEDLQNEGAQGISFNIKRCKPENLTIADDLGERIDRNPQSNLSGQIS; encoded by the coding sequence ATGAAAATGAAAGAAAACTTGATTAACATTTTCCAATTATTTGGATTGGCTTGGTGGATTGAGATTGTTACCCAGCACCCTCGCTGCACCTACTATTTTGGTCCTTTCTTGAGTGCTAAGGAAGCTACTGCTGCTAAGGCTGGCTATCTTGAGGATCTGCAAAATGAAGGAGCGCAGGGTATTAGCTTTAACATTAAGCGGTGTAAACCTGAGAATCTCACTATTGCAGACGATTTGGGGGAGCGCATTGACCGCAATCCACAGTCAAATCTTAGCGGTCAAATTTCTTAG
- a CDS encoding alpha/beta fold hydrolase: MIAVNLNVNIQGKGFPILCLHGHPGSASSMSVFTNHLSKRFQTIAPDLRGYGSSLTQQDFSMTDHLIDLEALLDRLEIEKCLVLGWSLGGIMAMELALKFPERVTGLILIATAARPRGNHPPISWQDNFYTGLASIVNRITPGWQWNIDNLGKRSLYRYLIQQHTPQAYQYLALEAMSAYLQTSTAATKALNQALQAGYNRLGDIQQIECPCLVLAGANDRHITPESSLETSQNLKDSQWRCYPNTAHLFPWEISEQVIRDIDHWLDEHPQLLLDVNIE; encoded by the coding sequence TTGATAGCTGTAAATCTTAACGTAAACATTCAAGGAAAAGGCTTTCCCATCCTCTGTTTGCATGGGCATCCTGGTTCAGCTAGCAGTATGTCCGTGTTTACTAATCACCTCTCCAAGCGGTTCCAAACTATTGCGCCTGATTTGCGGGGATATGGTAGCAGTCTTACTCAGCAAGATTTTTCTATGACTGACCATTTAATTGATTTGGAAGCACTTTTAGACCGCCTTGAGATTGAAAAATGCTTAGTCTTAGGATGGTCGTTGGGAGGAATTATGGCTATGGAATTAGCCCTGAAATTTCCAGAACGAGTTACAGGATTAATTTTAATTGCCACTGCTGCCCGTCCCAGAGGCAATCATCCACCGATTAGCTGGCAGGATAATTTTTATACAGGGTTAGCTTCAATTGTCAACCGGATTACCCCAGGTTGGCAGTGGAATATTGATAACTTAGGGAAGCGATCGCTCTACCGCTACCTCATTCAACAACACACCCCCCAGGCGTATCAATATCTCGCTCTAGAGGCAATGTCAGCTTATCTACAAACCTCTACTGCTGCCACCAAAGCACTTAATCAGGCACTCCAAGCTGGCTACAATCGACTAGGAGATATTCAGCAAATTGAATGTCCCTGCTTAGTTCTCGCGGGGGCAAATGACCGCCATATCACTCCCGAATCCAGCTTAGAAACATCTCAAAACCTGAAAGATAGCCAGTGGCGATGCTACCCCAATACCGCTCACTTATTTCCTTGGGAAATTTCTGAGCAGGTAATTAGAGACATTGACCACTGGCTAGACGAACACCCGCAACTGCTGTTAGATGTAAATATTGAATAG
- a CDS encoding glutathione S-transferase family protein — MLTVHHLNFSQSERIIWLLEELELPYELRVYQRDPVTQFAPDELRSIHPLGSAPVLCDGEIVLAESGAIIEYVLARYGDGRLTVPVTSPQYPDYLYWLHYANSSLMTQITMNWIAGMAAEPGSNSGLLSALKERLERHLFLVEDHLSRATYFAGTEFTAADIIMHFPFGTMKGFYNVGLDNRPNIKAWLARISDRPHYQRAMKVAGHEQDPALDLGETRSVF; from the coding sequence ATGCTCACAGTCCACCATCTCAACTTTTCCCAGTCCGAGCGAATCATCTGGCTACTAGAGGAACTAGAGTTACCCTATGAACTGCGTGTATACCAACGAGATCCTGTCACACAGTTCGCTCCAGATGAACTGCGTTCTATTCATCCACTTGGTAGTGCGCCAGTGCTTTGTGATGGTGAGATCGTGCTTGCGGAGTCAGGCGCGATCATTGAGTACGTACTAGCCCGCTACGGGGATGGGCGGCTTACTGTTCCCGTCACGTCACCGCAGTATCCTGACTACCTGTACTGGTTGCACTACGCGAACAGCAGCTTGATGACACAGATCACTATGAACTGGATCGCGGGCATGGCTGCGGAACCAGGCAGCAATTCTGGGCTACTGTCTGCCCTCAAAGAGCGCCTGGAGCGCCACTTGTTCCTCGTTGAAGATCACCTGTCGAGGGCTACCTACTTCGCTGGGACTGAGTTCACAGCCGCCGATATCATCATGCACTTCCCATTCGGAACGATGAAGGGATTTTACAATGTTGGTCTGGATAACCGTCCAAATATTAAGGCGTGGCTGGCGAGAATTAGCGATCGCCCTCACTACCAGCGTGCGATGAAAGTGGCGGGACATGAGCAAGATCCGGCGCTCGACTTGGGCGAAACACGAAGCGTGTTTTGA
- a CDS encoding DsbA family protein, producing the protein MFVIKFGAIARTTAKKALQLAATLILCVVMLFYSLPVQAASKINPQLEQQVLQIIRQHPEVVIESVQAYQQQQQQQVQQAQQAFVQDLKTNPQKIIGKSPTTGANEQKIVLIEFSDFQCPYCAEAHKTLKQFMAKHQDEVKLVYKHFPLTTVHAEALVAAQAAWAANQQGKFWQYEDELFSNQDKLGEEFYLATAQKLDLDLEKFKSDRNAALLSIQQDMQLGQQLGLSGTPFFLMFPTGNSEADGKVFSGAVQLSDLEKIFAAVH; encoded by the coding sequence ATGTTTGTAATTAAATTTGGGGCGATCGCGCGGACTACTGCTAAGAAAGCATTACAACTAGCAGCTACATTAATTTTATGCGTTGTCATGCTTTTTTACTCGCTTCCTGTTCAAGCAGCTAGTAAAATTAATCCTCAATTAGAACAACAAGTTTTACAAATTATCCGCCAACACCCAGAAGTAGTTATTGAGTCTGTACAAGCATATCAACAGCAACAACAACAGCAAGTACAACAGGCGCAACAGGCATTTGTCCAAGATTTGAAAACAAATCCTCAAAAAATCATTGGTAAATCTCCGACAACTGGAGCAAATGAGCAAAAAATTGTGCTAATTGAGTTTTCAGATTTTCAATGCCCTTATTGTGCCGAAGCTCATAAAACGCTAAAGCAGTTTATGGCAAAACATCAAGATGAAGTTAAATTAGTTTACAAGCATTTCCCTTTAACTACTGTTCATGCTGAAGCATTAGTTGCTGCTCAAGCTGCTTGGGCAGCTAATCAACAAGGGAAGTTTTGGCAGTACGAAGACGAACTTTTTAGCAATCAAGATAAATTAGGTGAGGAATTTTATCTAGCTACTGCCCAAAAGTTGGATTTAGATTTAGAGAAGTTTAAGAGCGATCGCAACGCGGCTTTATTATCCATTCAGCAAGATATGCAGTTAGGACAACAATTAGGACTTTCTGGCACTCCCTTCTTCCTGATGTTTCCTACAGGTAACTCTGAAGCTGATGGCAAAGTCTTCTCTGGTGCTGTGCAGCTATCCGATCTAGAGAAAATATTTGCTGCTGTTCATTAA
- the gatA gene encoding Asp-tRNA(Asn)/Glu-tRNA(Gln) amidotransferase subunit GatA: MASIRELHQQLISKERSSVEITQEALDRIQALEPKLHSFLCVTPEIALEQARQVDAKIAAGEEINLLAGIPIAVKDNMCTKGITTTCGSKILENFVPPYESTVSQKLIDAGAVILGKTNLDEFAMGSSTENSAYQVTANPWDLERVPGGSSGGSAAAVAAEECVVSLGSDTGGSIRQPASFCGVVGLKPTYGLVSRFGLVAYASSLDQIGPFGRSVEDTAILLGAIAGYDPKDSTSLNVDIPDYAQLLKPNFRPKSTLRIGVIKETFGEGLDSVVETAVTKALDQLQKLGAEIHIISCPRFRYGLPTYYIIAPSEASANLARYDGVKYGFRATDKDNLLSMYTNTRAQGFGAEVKRRIMLGTYALSAGYYDAYYLKAQKVRTLIKEDFDRAFEKVDILVTPTSPTTAFKAGEKTSDPLSMYLSDLMTIPVNLAGLPGLSIPCGFDEQGLPIGMQMISKALREDLLLQVAYAYEQSTEWHKKMPTLS; this comes from the coding sequence ATGGCATCCATCCGCGAGTTGCACCAACAACTCATCAGTAAAGAGCGTTCATCTGTAGAAATTACCCAAGAAGCCCTCGATCGCATTCAAGCACTAGAGCCAAAATTACACAGTTTTCTGTGTGTCACCCCAGAAATCGCTCTAGAACAGGCTCGCCAAGTGGATGCCAAAATTGCTGCTGGTGAAGAAATTAATTTATTAGCTGGTATACCTATTGCTGTTAAAGACAATATGTGTACTAAGGGAATTACTACCACTTGCGGCTCCAAAATTTTAGAGAATTTTGTCCCACCTTATGAGTCAACGGTATCGCAAAAACTCATAGATGCAGGTGCAGTAATCTTAGGTAAAACTAATCTTGATGAGTTTGCAATGGGAAGTTCTACTGAGAACTCTGCTTATCAAGTTACAGCTAACCCTTGGGATTTAGAGCGCGTTCCAGGGGGTTCCTCTGGGGGTTCAGCAGCAGCAGTAGCAGCAGAAGAGTGTGTAGTTTCCCTGGGTTCGGATACAGGCGGTTCTATCCGTCAACCCGCGTCTTTTTGTGGGGTGGTGGGGTTGAAACCGACTTATGGGTTGGTTTCCCGTTTTGGGTTAGTTGCTTATGCTTCTTCTTTGGATCAAATTGGTCCATTTGGGCGCAGTGTAGAAGATACTGCCATTTTACTAGGTGCGATCGCAGGTTACGATCCCAAAGACTCTACCAGTTTAAACGTTGATATCCCCGATTACGCCCAATTACTTAAGCCCAACTTTAGACCTAAAAGTACTCTCAGAATCGGCGTAATTAAAGAAACCTTCGGCGAAGGTTTAGATTCAGTAGTTGAAACTGCCGTAACCAAAGCACTCGATCAATTACAAAAATTAGGAGCAGAAATTCATATAATTTCCTGTCCCCGCTTCCGCTACGGTTTACCCACCTACTACATCATTGCACCCTCAGAAGCTTCTGCGAATCTTGCCCGTTATGATGGCGTTAAGTATGGTTTCCGAGCAACAGATAAAGACAATCTTTTGTCTATGTATACCAACACTCGCGCTCAAGGTTTTGGTGCAGAAGTCAAGCGTCGAATTATGTTGGGTACTTATGCACTATCTGCGGGTTACTACGATGCTTATTACCTCAAAGCGCAAAAAGTCCGCACTTTAATTAAAGAAGACTTTGATCGGGCATTTGAAAAAGTAGATATTTTAGTCACTCCAACTTCTCCTACTACTGCTTTTAAAGCTGGAGAAAAAACATCTGATCCTTTAAGTATGTATCTCTCAGATTTGATGACGATACCAGTTAATTTAGCTGGTTTGCCCGGTTTGAGTATACCTTGTGGATTTGATGAGCAAGGGCTACCTATTGGGATGCAAATGATTAGCAAGGCGCTGAGGGAAGACTTACTATTGCAAGTAGCTTATGCTTACGAGCAATCGACTGAATGGCATAAAAAAATGCCTACGCTAAGTTAA
- a CDS encoding DNA polymerase III subunit alpha encodes MDFVGLHIHSDYSLLDGASQLDALVDKAKELGMEAIALTDHGVMYGAVELIKICRNKNVKAIIGNEMYVINGDIEEKKRCKKYHQVVLAKNTQGYKNLVKLTTISHLKGMQGKGIFARPCINKELLKQYHEGLIVTSACLGGEIPQAIMQGRLDIARQVAQWYKDVFGDDYYLEIQDHGSQEDRVVNVEIVKIAQELGIKIVATNDSHFTSCYDVEAHDALLCIQTGKLIVDDKRMRYSGTEYLKSAEQMARLFQDHLPDDVIKEAITNTVEVAKKVKPYDIFDEPRLPDYPIPPDHTADTYVEKIAREGLQERFDARTYTELDPIYRERLEYELKMLQRMGFSTYFLVVWDYIKYARDNNIPVGPGRGSAAGSLVAYALRITNIDPVHHGLLFERFLNPERKSMPDIDTDFCIERRDDVIKYVTEKYGTERVAQIITFNRLTSKSVLKDVARVLKIPYGESDKMAKLIPVVRGKPTKLKVMISQETPAPEFKEKYDNEEIKIINDDGSESVVKVRDWVDMAMRIEGTNKTFGVHAAGVVISAQPLDEIVPLQRNNDGSVITQYFMEDLESLGLLKMDFLGLRNLTIIQNTLDLIKQSKGLSIHPDDIIAEERKSHEILSKGDVKKRTKDVDTTYKLLEAGDLEGIFQLESSGMLDVVAKLKPSSIEDISSILALYRPGPLDAGLIPKFIDRKHGREAIAYEHPALEPILQETYAVLVYQEQIMKIAQDLAGYSLGQADLLRRAMGKKKASEMQKQRETFLEGAAKNGVQSEIAEDLFEQMVKFAEYCFNKSHSTAYAYVTYQTAFLKANYKVEYMAALLTANSGDQDKVAKYLNNCEKTLSIKIEPPDINRSEVNFTPSNGNILFGLSAVKSVGEAAIQNILDARKEGEFKSLADLCDRVNLSAVKSSTLEALIKCGAFDKINKNRQQLIEDLKLIIPWAQGRAKDKEIGQGNLFDLFGLSTTDNGFESAPTAKPIEDFSQKEKLQFEQELLGFYVSEHPLKDAINIAKSRGITPINLSELGQNLRNKNLNVVVILAEIKQVVTKKDNRPMAILKLSDIEGQQAPAVVFSDTYEKIKDLLVANTPLLLKGKASKRDEEIQLIVEEAKSIDELVKEPSQNPHPSMNEFESEFETDYFVMIQIAPQRVENKEYIEKLQAILKESSGEQLTAKVPVLGMVINQDTRRFVRFGNQFWVQDKEGALERLKTAGFMAELKTNKVIAVSNF; translated from the coding sequence ATGGATTTTGTTGGTTTACATATTCACAGTGATTACAGCTTGCTTGATGGTGCTAGTCAACTAGACGCGCTAGTAGATAAAGCTAAAGAATTAGGGATGGAGGCGATCGCACTCACAGATCACGGCGTGATGTATGGCGCTGTAGAGTTAATCAAAATCTGTCGTAACAAAAATGTTAAGGCAATTATTGGAAATGAAATGTATGTGATTAACGGCGATATTGAAGAGAAAAAACGCTGTAAAAAATATCATCAAGTCGTTTTAGCAAAAAATACTCAAGGTTATAAAAATTTAGTTAAGTTAACAACTATTTCTCACCTGAAAGGAATGCAAGGCAAAGGCATCTTTGCGCGTCCTTGTATAAATAAAGAATTACTCAAACAATATCACGAAGGCTTGATTGTCACCAGTGCTTGTTTAGGTGGTGAAATTCCTCAAGCAATTATGCAGGGTAGACTTGATATTGCTCGTCAAGTTGCCCAATGGTATAAAGATGTATTTGGTGATGATTATTATTTAGAAATTCAAGATCACGGATCTCAAGAAGATCGGGTTGTCAATGTTGAAATTGTTAAGATTGCTCAAGAATTAGGCATTAAAATTGTTGCAACTAATGATTCTCATTTTACTTCTTGTTATGACGTAGAAGCGCATGATGCCTTATTGTGCATTCAAACAGGCAAATTAATAGTTGATGATAAGCGAATGCGCTATAGCGGAACTGAGTATCTCAAGTCCGCAGAACAAATGGCGCGACTGTTTCAGGATCATTTACCAGATGATGTAATTAAAGAAGCGATCACCAACACTGTAGAAGTTGCTAAGAAAGTAAAACCATACGACATTTTCGACGAACCTCGCCTTCCTGACTATCCCATTCCCCCAGATCATACCGCCGATACTTATGTAGAAAAAATTGCCAGAGAAGGACTACAAGAACGCTTTGATGCTAGAACTTATACAGAACTAGATCCCATCTATCGGGAACGTCTCGAATACGAACTAAAAATGCTTCAGCGTATGGGTTTTTCCACCTACTTTTTAGTAGTTTGGGACTATATTAAGTATGCCAGAGATAATAATATTCCCGTAGGACCAGGAAGAGGTAGTGCTGCTGGTTCTTTAGTTGCATACGCCCTGAGAATTACTAATATCGATCCAGTTCATCATGGTTTACTATTTGAGCGGTTTTTGAACCCGGAACGGAAATCAATGCCAGATATTGATACAGATTTCTGTATTGAAAGACGAGACGACGTAATTAAATACGTTACCGAAAAATATGGTACAGAAAGAGTTGCCCAAATTATTACCTTTAACAGATTAACTTCTAAATCAGTATTAAAAGATGTCGCCAGAGTGTTAAAGATTCCTTATGGGGAATCTGACAAAATGGCGAAGTTAATTCCAGTAGTGCGTGGGAAACCTACTAAGCTAAAAGTAATGATTTCTCAGGAGACACCCGCACCGGAATTTAAAGAAAAATATGACAATGAGGAAATAAAAATTATCAACGATGATGGTTCTGAAAGTGTAGTCAAAGTCCGTGACTGGGTTGATATGGCGATGCGAATTGAAGGTACAAATAAAACCTTTGGCGTACACGCTGCGGGAGTTGTAATTTCTGCTCAACCTTTAGATGAAATTGTACCTTTGCAGAGAAATAATGATGGTTCAGTAATTACTCAGTATTTCATGGAAGATTTGGAATCACTGGGTTTATTAAAAATGGATTTCTTGGGGTTAAGAAATCTAACTATAATTCAAAATACTCTGGATTTAATTAAGCAAAGCAAAGGTCTTTCTATTCACCCTGATGATATCATTGCTGAGGAAAGAAAGTCACATGAAATTTTATCCAAAGGGGACGTTAAAAAACGTACCAAAGATGTTGATACTACTTATAAACTGCTAGAAGCAGGAGATTTAGAAGGAATATTCCAATTAGAATCTTCAGGAATGCTTGATGTAGTAGCAAAATTGAAACCTTCAAGCATAGAAGATATTTCTTCAATTTTAGCCCTTTATCGACCAGGACCTTTAGATGCTGGACTGATTCCTAAATTTATTGACCGTAAGCATGGCAGAGAAGCAATAGCATACGAACATCCAGCATTAGAACCAATTTTACAAGAAACTTATGCCGTACTTGTCTATCAAGAGCAAATTATGAAAATTGCTCAAGATTTAGCTGGTTATTCTTTAGGTCAAGCTGACTTATTGAGGCGGGCGATGGGTAAGAAAAAAGCCTCGGAAATGCAGAAGCAAAGGGAAACATTTCTTGAAGGTGCTGCTAAGAATGGAGTTCAATCAGAAATTGCTGAAGATTTATTTGAGCAAATGGTGAAATTTGCGGAATATTGCTTTAATAAATCCCATTCCACAGCTTATGCTTATGTAACGTATCAAACTGCATTTTTAAAAGCTAATTATAAAGTTGAATACATGGCGGCGCTACTAACAGCTAATAGTGGCGATCAAGATAAGGTAGCGAAATATCTTAATAACTGTGAAAAAACGTTAAGTATTAAGATTGAACCGCCGGATATTAATCGCTCTGAAGTAAATTTTACGCCGAGCAATGGAAATATTTTGTTTGGACTATCGGCAGTAAAAAGTGTGGGAGAAGCAGCAATTCAAAATATTTTAGATGCTCGAAAAGAGGGAGAATTTAAATCTTTAGCAGATTTGTGCGATCGCGTTAATCTTTCCGCCGTCAAAAGCTCGACTTTAGAAGCTTTGATTAAATGTGGCGCTTTCGATAAAATTAATAAGAATAGGCAACAATTAATTGAAGATTTAAAATTGATTATTCCTTGGGCGCAAGGTCGAGCGAAAGACAAAGAAATTGGACAAGGAAATCTTTTTGATTTATTCGGTTTAAGCACAACTGATAATGGCTTTGAATCTGCACCAACAGCCAAACCAATAGAAGATTTTTCCCAAAAAGAAAAATTGCAGTTTGAGCAAGAACTGCTCGGCTTTTATGTCTCAGAGCATCCCCTCAAAGATGCAATCAACATTGCTAAAAGTCGTGGAATTACCCCAATTAATCTCAGCGAATTAGGGCAGAATTTAAGAAATAAAAATCTTAATGTGGTTGTCATCCTCGCAGAAATTAAACAAGTGGTGACGAAAAAAGATAATCGCCCGATGGCTATCCTAAAACTCTCAGATATTGAAGGTCAACAAGCTCCTGCTGTAGTATTTTCCGATACTTATGAAAAAATCAAAGATTTGCTGGTAGCAAATACTCCGCTACTACTGAAGGGTAAAGCAAGTAAGCGAGATGAGGAAATTCAGTTAATTGTTGAAGAAGCTAAATCTATTGATGAGTTAGTAAAAGAGCCTTCACAAAACCCCCATCCTTCAATGAATGAATTTGAATCAGAGTTTGAAACTGATTATTTTGTGATGATACAAATAGCCCCACAGCGAGTTGAGAATAAAGAATATATAGAGAAATTACAAGCCATTTTAAAAGAATCTTCAGGCGAACAATTAACTGCCAAAGTTCCAGTTTTAGGCATGGTAATTAATCAAGATACTCGACGGTTTGTTCGCTTTGGAAATCAATTTTGGGTGCAAGATAAAGAAGGTGCTTTAGAAAGACTAAAAACTGCTGGTTTTATGGCGGAACTGAAAACAAACAAAGTAATAGCCGTCAGCAATTTTTAA
- a CDS encoding serine/threonine-protein kinase, with translation MMYCLNPNCPTPQNPQNTKFCLSCGFKLLLRERYRAIKPIGQGGFGRTFLAVDEDKPSKPPCVIKQFYPQAQGTSTVQKATELFNQEAVRLDELGRHPQIPELLAYFTQDDRQYLVQQFIDGQNLAEELAENGAFNEAQIRQLLNDLLQVLQFVHQRQVIHRDIKPENIIRNKSDRKLFLVDFGASKIVTNTSLYQQGTSIGSPEYVAPEQVRGQAIFASDIYSLGATCIHLLTQISPFDLYDINEDAWVWQQYLTSNVNPDLGKILNKMLESVPSRRYQSVDEVLKDFNKIQNVQVNPLPVAPTPKPPSPQPNPQVFKPASKAKSSIDDELAEISSQFLNSPPATNKNQPSASPKPATPSPAKSKSQVDLELEDLKSEFLGYKNPNNTNI, from the coding sequence ATGATGTATTGTCTAAATCCCAACTGCCCAACACCACAAAATCCTCAAAATACTAAGTTTTGTCTCAGTTGTGGTTTTAAGTTATTACTTAGAGAACGATACCGCGCTATTAAACCTATTGGACAAGGTGGTTTTGGGAGAACTTTTTTAGCTGTAGATGAAGATAAACCTTCAAAACCGCCTTGTGTAATTAAGCAATTTTACCCGCAAGCCCAAGGAACCAGCACTGTCCAGAAGGCAACTGAGTTATTTAATCAAGAAGCAGTACGCTTAGACGAATTAGGTAGACATCCCCAAATTCCTGAACTGTTGGCATATTTTACTCAAGATGACCGACAGTATTTGGTGCAACAGTTTATTGATGGGCAGAATTTAGCTGAAGAACTAGCTGAAAATGGTGCGTTTAATGAAGCGCAGATTAGGCAACTATTAAATGATTTATTGCAAGTACTACAATTTGTTCATCAACGGCAAGTAATTCACCGAGATATTAAGCCAGAAAATATTATTAGAAACAAGAGCGATCGCAAATTATTTTTAGTTGATTTTGGGGCATCAAAAATTGTTACTAATACTTCTTTGTATCAACAGGGAACAAGTATTGGCAGCCCTGAATATGTCGCACCAGAACAAGTAAGAGGGCAAGCTATTTTTGCTAGTGATATTTATAGTTTAGGCGCTACCTGTATTCATTTATTAACCCAAATTTCTCCCTTTGATTTATATGACATTAACGAAGATGCTTGGGTGTGGCAGCAATACTTAACATCAAATGTTAATCCTGACTTAGGTAAAATTTTAAATAAAATGCTGGAAAGTGTTCCCAGCCGTCGTTATCAATCAGTCGATGAAGTTCTAAAAGATTTTAACAAAATACAAAACGTTCAAGTAAACCCTCTACCAGTAGCGCCAACGCCAAAACCTCCTTCACCACAACCTAATCCGCAAGTCTTTAAACCAGCTTCTAAAGCAAAAAGCTCAATTGATGATGAATTAGCAGAAATTTCATCTCAATTTCTTAACTCTCCACCAGCAACTAATAAAAATCAACCATCAGCTTCTCCCAAACCTGCTACTCCTAGCCCTGCTAAGTCTAAAAGTCAGGTTGATCTTGAATTAGAAGATTTAAAATCTGAGTTTCTTGGTTATAAAAATCCTAATAATACTAATATTTAA
- a CDS encoding DUF3593 domain-containing protein: MIPKESLFVISLFPYLGFLWFITQSKQMPRLALIGFYMTLVFVGVTIPAGIYAKVAYGESLANIDWLHGGAEFFLTLSNILVVLGFRQAIIQSRQASLQKIKDV, from the coding sequence ATGATTCCCAAAGAAAGTTTGTTTGTTATCTCCCTGTTTCCTTATTTAGGATTTCTGTGGTTTATCACTCAATCTAAGCAAATGCCTCGTTTAGCGTTGATTGGGTTTTACATGACTTTAGTTTTTGTTGGCGTTACCATTCCCGCAGGGATTTACGCTAAAGTTGCTTATGGTGAATCTTTAGCCAATATAGATTGGCTACATGGTGGCGCTGAATTTTTCTTAACACTCTCAAATATTTTAGTTGTGTTAGGCTTTCGGCAGGCAATAATTCAAAGTAGGCAAGCTTCTCTACAAAAAATCAAGGATGTATGA
- a CDS encoding DUF2499 domain-containing protein — translation MHALSIPTWIIHVSSVIEWIAAIWLIWTYGEVSNNRSWRALSFAMLPALVSAMCACTWHFFDNFPGLEWLVTLQASMTVVGNFTLCIAGWWIWRSSKLAS, via the coding sequence ATGCACGCTCTTTCAATACCTACTTGGATTATTCATGTATCTAGCGTTATCGAGTGGATTGCCGCTATCTGGTTAATCTGGACTTATGGCGAAGTTAGCAATAATCGCTCATGGAGGGCTTTATCTTTCGCTATGTTACCAGCCTTGGTTAGCGCCATGTGTGCTTGCACTTGGCACTTCTTTGATAATTTTCCTGGTTTAGAGTGGCTGGTTACACTCCAAGCTAGTATGACTGTTGTGGGTAACTTCACCCTTTGCATTGCTGGTTGGTGGATTTGGCGTTCATCGAAGTTGGCTAGTTAA